Proteins from one Polynucleobacter wuianus genomic window:
- a CDS encoding phosphate-starvation-inducible protein PsiE, with amino-acid sequence MSPKPTNKSSKLEISLEKISDPIGNLFVSLFHRIALFGIGAATVWSGVHTFLGMINKGTASIEDLLLLFIFLEIGAMVGIYFKTNHMPVRFLIYVAITAVTRLIIDLANTKHEADVQILILGVTILILALANALVRYASSRFPANSSD; translated from the coding sequence ATGTCACCCAAGCCAACAAATAAAAGTTCTAAGCTTGAAATCTCCTTGGAGAAAATCTCTGACCCTATTGGGAATTTATTTGTCTCTTTATTTCATCGTATTGCATTGTTTGGAATTGGTGCTGCAACAGTATGGTCAGGGGTTCATACTTTTTTAGGGATGATCAACAAAGGTACCGCTTCTATTGAAGATCTTTTATTGCTATTTATTTTTTTAGAAATTGGTGCAATGGTCGGAATTTACTTTAAGACCAATCACATGCCAGTCAGATTCTTAATTTATGTTGCTATAACTGCAGTGACAAGACTGATTATTGATTTAGCAAATACAAAGCATGAGGCTGATGTGCAAATCTTAATTCTAGGAGTCACAATCCTAATTTTGGCCCTTGCAAATGCCCTAGTTCGCTATGCCTCCAGCAGATTT